Proteins found in one Limnohabitans sp. TEGF004 genomic segment:
- a CDS encoding LemA family protein: MLDAWWFWLFVAVMVFWSVGAYRRLVGLRTAVNKQFAVLEELMLRYQALVQEATTAAVTSPSGWQTAVSPELGASHWTRLQVAANLSAMALARMQEHPLDPSSSIALVATSRDLQDAWEALTHPDVYYVSVPAELTQRWAELGIATQPDLQRFNQAVTHYNESIDMFPATLMARLFKFKPGRILE; encoded by the coding sequence ATGCTTGATGCGTGGTGGTTTTGGCTGTTCGTGGCCGTGATGGTGTTTTGGAGCGTAGGTGCGTACCGCCGTTTGGTGGGCTTGCGCACGGCGGTGAACAAACAGTTTGCTGTGCTCGAAGAGCTCATGCTGCGTTACCAAGCGCTGGTGCAAGAGGCCACGACCGCGGCGGTGACGTCGCCTTCGGGTTGGCAAACCGCGGTGTCGCCCGAGCTGGGTGCCAGCCATTGGACTCGGCTGCAAGTGGCGGCTAATTTGTCAGCCATGGCCTTGGCGCGCATGCAAGAGCATCCCTTGGACCCTTCATCTTCTATTGCCTTGGTGGCTACGAGTCGTGACTTGCAAGATGCATGGGAAGCCCTCACGCACCCCGATGTGTATTACGTCTCTGTGCCTGCTGAATTGACGCAACGATGGGCCGAGCTGGGCATTGCGACACAGCCAGATTTGCAGCGCTTTAACCAAGCTGTGACCCATTACAACGAATCGATTGACATGTTCCCCGCTACTTTGATGGCGCGCTTGTTCAAATTCAAACCCGGACGCATATTGGAATGA